One Osmerus eperlanus chromosome 2, fOsmEpe2.1, whole genome shotgun sequence genomic window, ATTGGTATTACCAATAATGCTAACAATTGTTAGCATTATTGATAATCCTGTAAGGGTCATTGAAAACACTAATCTTAGTCTAGAATTGGAGGCATTAAAAGCAAAATTATAACACAGAAATTACACAATCCAAAAGAGATATGAGTAACAGCCTGACATATAGCAAAGCATCTGTCCAGTTGCTCAATCTTGATTAAATTGCCTAATAGAGCCCACTCAGTGGGAACCATTGGCTTTCTGAGACAGTGTGTTTAAAGGAAAATCAGTTGATTGTGTCTGCTGTCCAGTCTcttgaggggtgggggtgaataTATAGTGTCCTCGTTTTTTAAAATGGTGCTTCACGACCATGATTATGATGATCATTAAGAACAAAATGAGTAAGATGATCATAATGTAATACAGTGTGTCACTGGAGGGTTCTGCAgcggaagggagagagtgatgaagaaaAGAGTCAAGATTATGTATAGGCATCCTGCCAGGTGTCATTAATTGTGAACAATTTAATCCATTTAATTTAAAGGGGCTTTGTAATTGAAATGATCATGACTATCAGGAATGGCATCATTAAACGAAGGATTTCTGTGCTTCCATTACATGATGCATAGTTATATTTATTACCTTTCATCATCACTGTCACTGTGATCATTCTGGTCATTTTCCCAACTCTATTCGTGGCAGTGCAGCTGTAGCTCCCAGTGTTGGTCGACGTGGCTCCTGTGATTCTGACAGTGCTCTGGCGCCCCCCAGTGGTCACATTTACATTTCCCGCAGCGTCATCGTAGGTCCACTCCAGTTTAGGAGGAGGGTTTCCCTCAGCGCTGCAGACCAGAGACTCATCACCTCCCTCAGACAACTCCAGCGTGTCCTCTCCTGGCAGGAACTCAGGGGCATCTGAGGGGAGAAGAGCAGCTGTTAAACCTCTCGGAGCTGTGCGACTGTAAAATGCCAGACAAGGCTAAACGGAAGCACAGTTCAAATATTGGCAGGCGGCTATTTCAATTCTCAAATGTGTCTTTTCAGCTCCAATGACTCATTCGCAGCCTTCATGCATTAGCAGAGAACTTTTGGAGCCTCAAATCACATACACAAGATGTTGACATCCATTTTAAGATAAGAAGTTCCATGTTTGTTGATTGCTGAGACGTTGTACTCCCCGCTATCTTTCCTGGTCAGACGCACAGGTAAATCTACTTCTTTCCCATCTTTCCTCCAGATAATCGTAGGTGCCGGCATCCCTCCAGCTGAACAAGTGAGGTTGTGATTTTTACCCTCTTCCCCTTCATAGTGAACAGGGCAGATCAACTCAGGGGCATCTGTAAAGGATAAGGATGGACATGTTCGtgttaaataataagtaggccatAGAGACCATGTATCAGATGTAATTTACATGTACATTCAAACACAACATGCAGAGAAAGGACACATTTGCGGGTTTCACAAGAACTAATGCACTGTAAGTATTGCTTTCAGTGTGATTAGGCCAAGCACAGAGCAGTTAGTCGAAGCGAAGCTTGAAAAAAAGCGTCTTGAGACGTTGATGTAATACATGTATTTACATATACTGTATGCCATTCACTTACATTCCACTGTGATGGTGACCGTAGAGTTGACAGCGCCATGGTCATTGGTGGCTGTAAAGACATATTCCCCCGAGTTCCTCCTGGTCAGGCGCTCAGAGCTGTTTAGCAGTCTCCCATGCAGGTACCACTGAACATGGGGACGAGGATTCCCATCGGCTGCACAGATATTCATGTCCAGGCTGAATGTGTGCTCCTTACCAGCAAAACTGTTTGGACACTTGCGGATCACTGGCTTATCTGTGAATTGAAAGAATGTTTTAAGTAAATGAGATACAAGCAACGCACACTGTGTAATTCTGTTTTGGGAATGACTAATCGCAGGGCAGGTCTAAAATCTGCATCAAGGGAAATTGGGTCACATATCTTTAAGATAAAAATGAAGGGAATTTTTCAGCAAATGAGATACGTCCAAATACAAGCGACACGCTGTTTAATTCTGTTTGGGGAATTAGCAATCAAAGAGCAGATCAAGGGAGATTGGAAAAAATAACACAATCAATTACGATTATTAAATGTGTAATAAGAGACTCACAGAACACGGTTAGGTTGAAATCTGAATCAATAGCAGAAGGATGTGGTCCCTCTGGTCCCAGGTTCAGCTGAGCCTCACATCTGTACAGTGCTCCGTCATCTTCTCTACTTGGGGTGATGGTGAGGATAGCTGACTTATTCACCGGTGTCTTACGGTTTCATTTCCTTTGTACCAGGTCACAGTGAGTTTCCGGACAGGAGCAACATTGAGGACGTCACACTGCAGCTTGTACTCTGTCCCTTCCACCATTGGTCCAGTGTGgttcagaggagagatggacacAACGTCTGGAAGTTCTGTAAATACATTTGAGTCACAAAGAAACATTTGGGGCGATGTTGACCTCATTACTAGACCAGAATTTGGCATGTAATATTGGGTGCACAATACAAATTTTGTATTACACCAATCAAACCCCTCTCCTGTGAAATTGGACAATTACCTTACTACAGATAGAGTATGCACATCAGGGCACATTTGTTCCCTTTCTGTTACACAAGGGACTGTGGTTCTTGCCAGAAAATACTCACGGTATAGAGTGACCCAAAGTGTCTCTGTATGCTGATCTCCATTCTTGAGATTGATGAAGCACTTTGGACTTGCATCCCAGTCTTTCAAGCTCTCTACTGTCCACATGACCCATGTGACGTTGTCAACCAAGCCTGTGGCTCCATCAGATGCTTCCCAGCCCATGCCTTCAGGGTCTGCTACCGATGTGCTGCAGTTGACTGAAACTGAGTCTCCATACCTCACCCCCAATCTGGAAGGGTTCATCTCCAGAGGATATAGGCTAGTTGTACCTACTGTGGTAGAAGAGGATAGTGTATTAGTCAATTTGTTTTTAACACAAATATTTGATTGCCAATTTGCAGCAAAGCTAAAACGAACCTCATGTGTTGTTCAAAAGACAATATCGCCCTCCTCTGGCACTAAACAAAAGTTTGTTCAAAGTCTCGATCTTCTTCTGCCTCACAACGCGAACAAAGAGCGTAGCCTATTCCTCACGCAATTAATTCATACCCCCCCGGATTATGAAATACTCACAGTGCACTAACATATTATGATGTTCTGATGTATTAACAGGAGAAGGATGTGGTCCCTTTTCAATAGAATACGTTGATGATGTGTTGGAATATTGTGGTCCCTCTGGTCCCAGGTTCAGCTGAGCCTCACATCTGTACAGTGCTCCGTCATCTTCTCTACTTGGGGTGATGGTGAGGATAGATGACTTATTCACTGGTGTATTACTCTGGTCACCATAAGAGTCTGTCTTTATGGTTTCATTTCCTTTGTACCAGGTCACAGTGAGGTTCTGGACAGGAGCAACATTGAGGACGTCACACTGCAGCTGGTACTCTGTCCCTTCCACCATTGGTCCAGTGTGgttcagaggagagatggacacAACGTCTGGAAGTTCTGaggtggaaaaaaaaaaattgttgtcATTGTTCCCTTGTCATGTATCATTTATTGCTAAGTCTTTCCTATCTTCAAGTCAATACTTACTGTAAATTATCAATGTGAGTTTTGTACTGCACCAACTTGTTTTATTGAACGATATGTTGCACTGGGGCTGTGGATCCCAGCTTAATAAATTATCCACTTTCCAGATGACAAACTGTACATATTCTATTGAGGTGCTTCCTTCAGTAGCCACCCAATGGATCCCATCAGAGATTTCTAAGGTACTGCAGTTGACTTGGACTGAGTCACCATGTTTCACAACCAACTCATCCGGTTCCAGAGTGAGATAGTTCCTCTCAGAGGGGCATTTTCCACCTGACGCTGTTGAAACATTGTGGCACATtacattcttattcttatttataTTCTTAAATTAGTAGTAGTAGAAGTGTAGTTTCACAGTAGCTTTTACAAAGAACAACAATAGGGTCAGACAGGACATGGGTCTACTTTGATGAGCACAGTGCATTCTACTGCTGACTTTTTACACTATATTTACACTGTTACCAACTCCAACTAAGTGAAACCATGCTAAACCACAATCCTCCCCATGCATATCAGAGGCTTTTCTTGAACTCAAACTTCCGTTTGAGTTCCGCTTTTCTTGAACTCAAACTTCCGTCAAACTCAAACTTCCTCCTGTTCTTCCGTTAACCGTTCTAGTGTTAATCACATCATCTAACACCTACCACTCCCATTAGAATAGCATAACACATCTACTAAAAGGATCCGCCATTTCACCATATGCTTACACTTTGTTATTCATTTGGTATATTTTGTTAGCATTTTAGTTTGTTTATTAACttttacattaagtcatttagcagacgcttttatccaaagcgacttacaagagagagctttacaaaaagtgcataggtcaatgatcttAAACAACGAGAGAGCCCCAGAAACATTGCGGGTaggcaaaacatgaagcatacgttGTGAAAAGACAAATTTCAATTACACTTTTGAATTTAGTTTGTGAGTTTATAGTTTGTCTCTGCTCtgtctcatcacagcctaatCTCAGTTTTATAAACTTTTCAATTTTATAAACAATTCTGTGGATGCTCAACCATTGTGGGGTGTACATATTTGTGTTACTCACCCAACGTTTGCGGATGCTATGGATTCCAAACTTTATTGGGTTTTGAAAACAAActacaaatattacaatatCGGTAAACTACCCTCCAATTTCCACCTGGCTGTAAAATAGTGTTTAAAAATTAAAATGGGGTTGTAATAGCATTGTGCAGGTTCCCAGAAGCCATTTTGGAGTTTAACACACCACAAAGAGTGCAAGGTTTGACAAAAGCAGGAGACattcagacaggcaggaagacagactgGATGTTCTTGGAAATATTTTGTGATGGATTTTAGGCCACGCAGTGGAGGACCACTGGTGAGAACATAGTTACTATTACGTTAAAGAAaagacaaaacatgtatttgctATGTGGTAAACCTTAACCACAACTAACAACATATACATAACATCATACTGTGTATAAACCATTATGTCCACACCATAGTTCTTACTTACCGATGTGTAACAGCCCGATCACGAGGGAGACCAACATGCTATGCTGTAGGATCATATTGATGCTCAGATAATCAATGCTTTAATGGAGGGAATGGATGGGGGTGTTGACAAGAGGATGCTCCTGGCTGTTAATAGAACCACCTGGTTCCTTGCTTAGTTCTGATAGTAGAGACCTAGTACCTGTTACTATACCTTACTGGCATACGCTGTCCCGTCTGTGTGAAGGAGAAAATGAAATTGAACATAGAAAGTCTGACCTCAAAAAGGAAATAGAGGCAAAGAGGATGCCGCTAACCACAGTCAGTCACAAGTTGCATCGACCAAACAGACCACTCCCATCCTGTAGATGGatcttttttatttaaaaaaatgcaaTGCAGAAAATATGAGTGTTGGGTCATGTACATGtgacttaaaaaaaacaatactCTTGTTCGTGTTTCTGCCACCAAGTTCTAAAACAAATGTACTGTCTATTCATATTGCCCTTATTGGTATGTATGTACAATATGTACAACCAAATCACCAAAGCAGGTTTTGCTAGACAAACAATTTAAATACCAGTCATTCTCACTGTTATCATCCATTGGCAAGCATCTAAACATTTTACCTTCAACACTCACATCAGCGTCTGATCTGAAATGATGGCCGATAACGTATATAGAATGTTTcctctttaaaatgtgtttttaaagtGTTTCAACATAGATGGTGCAAAGTGAAACTTCTGAAATACagtacacatgctcacacactggACACTCAGCTGCATTTCTTCATCACCTGCCTATGGACAGGCAGTGGGTTATGTAGGTTTGATCATCATGGTGACTTTCTTTAGGGAGTAGGAGCCCCCGTGGAACTCTGTCCAGTACACTCCGTCCTGGTAGCGGCTCCGGTAGTGCCCGCCTCGATACCAGACTCCATTCAGATTGGAGTGGGCACACATGTGATACCACCAGCCCCCTTTCTGGTAGTGTGCACAGTTTCCTGGTAAGGACAGAGAGGAAACAGACTGATGAAACCAAAGCAGCCTTTTTAAAAGGAGCCGTTTCTGCCTCCACTCTTCTACAAACCACAATTACCACCGTGTACAGTTTATTTCGACGTGACGTTGCCATGGGATATCTTTCGAGCGCACTATTTCGAATATCTTCAAAATAAACAATACAATAAAGAAAAGAAAGTGTCTAAGGCAGCTTTACCGGAGTAGCCGTCCTTGTCCCGGTCCAGAGTGGTGAATGCCCTGTTGTTGTGCCAGGAGAGAGAGTCCCCAGCATTGCCACTGTAATCTCCTAGTCTCAGACGGTACCAATCAGTCTCTGGCTCCAGGTGGAAACTGCTGTACTCAGCAAACACGTGCCGGCCCTGCCAGTCCTCCATGGCCACCCGTAGCTTGTAGTGGGCCTGTTTGGTCAGCCAGTACAGGTGCTCTAGTCCTAGCCAGTACTCTCCATCCAGGTTTCCAAAGCCTTGCTGGTGTAGAAGGATACAAATGCTTATAGGATTGAAGTCAGCGGAGTCTGTCATAAGGATTCCTCCGGAAACCTATTGTAT contains:
- the icam5 gene encoding LOW QUALITY PROTEIN: intercellular adhesion molecule 5 (The sequence of the model RefSeq protein was modified relative to this genomic sequence to represent the inferred CDS: inserted 1 base in 1 codon), with the protein product MILQHSMLVSLVIGLLHIASGGKCPSERNYLTLEPDELVVKHGDSVQVNCSTLEISDGIHWVATEGSTSIEYVQFVIWKVDNLLSWDPQPQCNISFNKTSWCSTKLTLIIYKLPDVVSISPLNHTGPMVEGTEYQLQCDVLNVAPVQNLTVTWYKGNETIKTDSYGDQSNTPVNKSSILTITPSREDDGALYRCEAQLNLGPEGPQYSNTSSTYSIEKGPHPSPVNTSEHHNMLVHLGTTSLYPLEMNPSRLGVRYGDSVSVNCSTSVADPEGMGWEASDGATGLVDNVTWVMWTVESLKDWDASPKCFINLKNGDQHTETLWVTLYQLPDVVSISPLNHTGPMVEGTEYKLQCDVLNVAPVRKLTVTWYKGNETXKTPVNKSAILTITPSREDDGALYRCEAQLNLGPEGPHPSAIDSDFNLTVFYKPVIRKCPNSFAGKEHTFSLDMNICAADGNPRPHVQWYLHGRLLNSSERLTRRNSGEYVFTATNDHGAVNSTVTITVEYAPELICPVHYEGEEGKNHNLTCSAGGMPAPTIIWRKDGKEVDLPVRLTRKDSGEYNVSAINKHGTSYLKMDVNILYAPEFLPGEDTLELSEGGDESLVCSAEGNPPPKLEWTYDDAAGNVNVTTGGRQSTVRITGATSTNTGSYSCTATNRVGKMTRMITVTVMMKEPSSDTLYYIMIILLILFLMIIIIMVVKHHFKKRGHYIFTPTPQETGQQTQSTDFPLNTLSQKANGSH